The proteins below are encoded in one region of Aquisphaera giovannonii:
- a CDS encoding TetR/AcrR family transcriptional regulator, which yields MPAGGGESPGRKPRADAQRNRAHLLDVAKSAFAEKGSAASLDEIARRAGVGIGTLYRHFPTRDALIEAVYRNEVEQLGEAASRLAAECPPVEALRAWLLLFVEYLGTKRGMSEALDSLVGGASELRAASGEMVKRSVAMLAGRASGELRLDFDPLDLLRALAGVANMGSGPDWRRSAGRLVDVLIAGLRADEAG from the coding sequence ATGCCGGCTGGTGGAGGGGAGTCGCCGGGCCGCAAGCCGCGGGCCGACGCGCAGCGGAACCGGGCCCACCTGCTCGACGTGGCGAAGTCGGCCTTCGCGGAGAAGGGGTCGGCGGCCAGCCTGGACGAGATCGCGAGGAGGGCGGGGGTGGGGATCGGGACGCTCTACCGCCACTTCCCGACGAGGGACGCCCTGATCGAGGCGGTCTATCGCAACGAGGTCGAGCAGCTCGGCGAGGCGGCGAGCAGGCTGGCGGCGGAGTGCCCGCCGGTGGAGGCGTTGCGCGCGTGGCTCTTGCTGTTCGTCGAGTATCTGGGGACCAAGCGCGGGATGTCCGAGGCGCTCGACTCGCTCGTCGGGGGGGCGTCCGAGCTCCGGGCCGCGTCGGGCGAGATGGTGAAGCGGTCGGTGGCCATGCTGGCGGGGCGCGCCTCCGGCGAGCTCCGCCTGGACTTCGACCCGCTGGACCTCCTGCGGGCGCTGGCGGGCGTCGCCAACATGGGCTCCGGCCCGGACTGGCGGCGGTCGGCCGGGCGCCTCGTCGACGTGCTCATCGCGGGGCTGAGGGCGGATGAGGCCGGCTGA
- a CDS encoding SDR family NAD(P)-dependent oxidoreductase yields the protein MAGPFNAESTTDDVLEGVDLGGKRVLVTGVSAGLGVETARALAAHGARVVGTARDLGKARKATAHVLEGAANGGGLELVEMDLASLASVRACADALVADGRPIDVVIANAGTMATPLGHTADGFETQFGTNHLGHFVFVNRIAGLIAPGGRLVNVSSAGHRYGDVDLDDPNFERTPYEPWKAYGRSKTANILFAVEFDRRHRGRGVRATALHPGGIRTELGRHLGGDEALEARLAEINAELAAKGLPPFRWKTIPQGAATSVWAGFVAPAEEVGGRYCEDCHVSAISDGPINPVLGGVRAYALDPERAAALWARSEAMVGERF from the coding sequence ATGGCGGGGCCTTTCAACGCGGAATCGACGACCGACGACGTGCTCGAGGGGGTGGACCTGGGCGGCAAGCGGGTGCTCGTGACGGGCGTGTCGGCCGGGCTGGGCGTGGAGACGGCGCGGGCGCTCGCGGCGCACGGGGCGAGGGTGGTCGGCACGGCGAGGGACCTTGGCAAGGCGAGGAAGGCGACCGCGCACGTCCTCGAGGGAGCGGCCAATGGCGGCGGGCTGGAGCTGGTCGAGATGGACCTCGCCTCGCTGGCGAGCGTCCGGGCCTGCGCCGACGCCCTCGTCGCCGACGGGCGGCCGATCGACGTGGTGATCGCCAACGCCGGGACGATGGCCACGCCCCTCGGGCACACGGCGGACGGCTTCGAGACGCAGTTCGGGACGAACCACCTGGGGCACTTCGTGTTCGTCAACCGGATCGCGGGCCTGATCGCGCCGGGCGGGCGGCTGGTGAACGTCTCCTCCGCGGGGCATCGCTACGGGGACGTGGACCTCGACGACCCGAACTTCGAGCGGACGCCCTACGAGCCGTGGAAGGCGTACGGCCGCTCGAAGACCGCGAACATCCTCTTCGCCGTCGAGTTCGACCGCCGGCATCGCGGCCGCGGCGTGCGGGCGACCGCGCTGCACCCGGGCGGCATCCGGACCGAGCTCGGGCGGCACCTCGGCGGCGACGAGGCCCTCGAGGCGAGGCTGGCGGAGATCAACGCCGAGCTGGCCGCGAAGGGGCTGCCGCCCTTCCGCTGGAAGACGATCCCCCAGGGCGCCGCGACGTCGGTCTGGGCGGGCTTCGTCGCCCCCGCCGAGGAGGTCGGCGGCCGCTACTGCGAGGACTGCCACGTCTCGGCGATCAGCGACGGGCCGATCAACCCCGTGCTCGGCGGCGTGCGGGCCTACGCGCTCGATCCCGAGCGGGCCGCGGCCCTGTGGGCCAGGAGCGAGGCGATGGTGGGGGAGCGGTTCTGA